The proteins below come from a single Streptomyces spongiicola genomic window:
- a CDS encoding PadR family transcriptional regulator, with amino-acid sequence MRTHGHGFGSGPGGSHGGPGHRARGEYEGRRAAFGPFGPAFGGPPWGGGRGRGRGRARRGDVRASILALLKDRPMHGYEMIQEIGERSGGAWRPSPGSVYPTLQMLEDEGLIASESDGGKKLFTLTDAGRAEVESASDAPWEEAGRGIDWDSVNEVRQAGFGLMEAFGQVWKTGSADQRQKAISVISEARKKLYLILADED; translated from the coding sequence ATGCGTACACATGGACACGGCTTCGGCTCGGGACCCGGGGGGAGCCACGGCGGACCGGGCCATCGGGCCCGGGGTGAGTACGAGGGGCGGCGGGCCGCCTTCGGCCCGTTCGGGCCCGCGTTCGGCGGGCCCCCGTGGGGTGGCGGCCGGGGCCGCGGCCGGGGGAGGGCGCGCCGCGGTGATGTGCGTGCCTCGATCCTGGCCCTGCTCAAGGACCGCCCGATGCACGGGTACGAGATGATCCAGGAGATCGGCGAACGCAGCGGCGGGGCCTGGCGGCCCAGCCCCGGCTCGGTCTATCCCACACTCCAGATGCTGGAGGACGAGGGGCTGATCGCCAGCGAGAGCGACGGCGGCAAGAAGCTCTTCACGCTCACCGACGCCGGGCGCGCCGAAGTCGAGTCGGCGTCCGACGCCCCCTGGGAGGAAGCCGGCCGCGGGATCGACTGGGACTCCGTGAACGAGGTCCGGCAGGCCGGATTCGGGCTCATGGAGGCCTTCGGGCAGGTCTGGAAGACGGGCAGCGCGGACCAGCGGCAGAAGGCGATCTCGGTGATCAGCGAGGCGCGCAAGAAGCTGTACCTGATCCTGGCCGACGAGGACTGA
- a CDS encoding CPBP family intramembrane glutamic endopeptidase, producing the protein MRADAGRVSGPAPGGGLPRGILRSETLIVLALSLGASAVSSLISFTGALTRPGGLKDQAANLNSSYAPGRPWLDLAWQLFGIATALVPVLLVAHLLLREGAGGLRAIGLDRTRPWPDLRRGALLAAGIGSTGLAFYLLMRAAGANLTVVPESLPDVWWKYPVLVLSAVQNSLVEEVIVVGYLLRRLDQLGWSPLGALAASSVLRGSYHLYQGIGGFVGNMVMGVVFVLLYRRWGRVGPLVAAHAFLDIVAFVGYGLLAGKVGWLPTA; encoded by the coding sequence GTGCGGGCAGACGCGGGACGGGTGTCGGGACCGGCACCCGGAGGAGGGCTGCCGCGCGGGATCCTGCGGTCCGAGACCCTGATCGTCCTGGCGCTCTCGCTGGGCGCCAGCGCGGTGTCGTCGCTCATCAGCTTCACCGGGGCGCTGACGAGGCCCGGTGGTCTCAAAGACCAGGCCGCGAACCTCAACAGCTCCTACGCGCCGGGCCGGCCGTGGCTCGACCTGGCCTGGCAGCTGTTCGGGATCGCGACGGCGCTGGTACCGGTCCTCCTCGTCGCCCATCTGCTGCTGAGGGAGGGCGCGGGCGGACTGAGGGCCATCGGCCTCGACCGCACCCGGCCGTGGCCCGACCTGCGGCGCGGCGCGCTGCTGGCGGCGGGCATCGGCAGTACGGGACTGGCGTTCTACCTGCTGATGAGGGCCGCGGGGGCCAACCTCACGGTGGTCCCCGAGTCGCTTCCCGACGTCTGGTGGAAGTACCCGGTCCTCGTTCTCTCCGCGGTACAGAACTCCTTGGTCGAGGAGGTCATCGTCGTCGGGTATCTGCTGCGCAGGCTCGACCAGTTGGGCTGGAGCCCGCTGGGCGCCCTCGCCGCCAGCTCGGTGCTCCGCGGCTCGTACCACCTCTACCAGGGCATCGGCGGCTTCGTCGGCAACATGGTGATGGGCGTGGTCTTCGTCCTGCTGTACCGGCGCTGGGGCCGGGTGGGGCCCCTGGTGGCCGCGCACGCCTTCCTCGACATCGTGGCCTTCGTGGGCTACGGGCTGCTGGCGGGGAAGGTGGGCTGGCTCCCCACGGCATGA
- a CDS encoding glutamate-cysteine ligase family protein: MGEKIVAGGFDLSDRQRYRRKLQQCLAGLGRLLAEKRFDRPRNLVGLEIELNLAGSDGQPRMMNAEVLDRIASRDFQTELGMFNLEVNIAPHRLGGRVLDQLAEELRTGLGYAHRKAAEVDAGIVMIGILPTLEAGDLVSANLSDVDRYVLLNDQIVAARGEDFTLDIAGVEQLSCTSSSIAPEAACTSVQLHLQVTPGRFARVWNAAQAVAAVQIAVGANSPFLFGKELWRESRPPLFQQATDTRPPELQAQGVRPRTWFGERWVDSAYELFEENLRYFPALLPICDDEEPLRVLDDGGVPRLQELVLHNGTVYRWNRPVYGLADGVPHLRVENRVLPAGPTVTDVVANAAFYYGLVRALAEEPRPLWTRMPFETAAANFENACRYGIEAELDWPRPGRGGGLTRVPAVKLVRDELLPLAAAGLESWNVEPADRDFYLGVIEGRCRRRVNGASWQVDAFHRALDSGLDRRAALAALTRRYSVLMHADEPVHTWPPGPGD; the protein is encoded by the coding sequence ATGGGGGAGAAGATCGTGGCAGGCGGGTTCGACCTGTCCGATCGGCAAAGGTACCGGAGAAAGCTCCAGCAGTGCCTGGCGGGACTGGGGAGACTCCTGGCGGAGAAGAGGTTCGACCGCCCCCGGAATCTGGTGGGACTGGAGATCGAGCTGAATCTCGCTGGCTCCGACGGCCAGCCCCGGATGATGAATGCCGAGGTGCTCGACCGGATTGCCAGCCGTGATTTCCAGACCGAACTCGGAATGTTCAACCTGGAGGTCAACATAGCGCCGCACCGGCTCGGAGGGCGGGTTCTCGACCAGCTCGCGGAGGAACTCCGCACTGGTCTTGGATATGCCCATCGCAAGGCCGCCGAGGTCGACGCCGGAATCGTGATGATCGGAATCCTGCCGACCCTCGAAGCCGGAGACCTGGTCTCCGCGAACCTGTCGGACGTCGACCGCTATGTCCTTCTCAACGACCAGATCGTCGCCGCCCGCGGGGAGGACTTCACCCTCGACATAGCGGGGGTGGAGCAGCTCAGCTGCACCTCGTCCTCGATCGCGCCGGAGGCGGCCTGCACATCGGTGCAACTGCACCTCCAGGTGACCCCGGGACGGTTCGCCCGGGTGTGGAACGCGGCCCAGGCCGTGGCGGCGGTCCAGATCGCCGTCGGGGCGAACTCCCCGTTCCTCTTCGGCAAAGAGCTCTGGCGCGAGTCCCGGCCGCCGCTGTTCCAGCAGGCCACGGACACCCGGCCGCCCGAACTCCAGGCCCAGGGCGTGCGGCCCAGGACCTGGTTCGGCGAGCGGTGGGTGGACTCCGCCTACGAGCTGTTCGAGGAGAACCTGCGCTACTTCCCGGCCCTCCTGCCGATCTGCGACGACGAGGAACCGCTGCGGGTGCTCGACGACGGCGGAGTGCCCCGGCTGCAGGAACTCGTGCTGCACAACGGCACGGTCTACCGCTGGAACCGGCCCGTCTACGGCCTCGCGGACGGGGTGCCCCACCTTCGCGTCGAGAACCGCGTGCTCCCCGCCGGTCCCACCGTCACCGACGTCGTGGCCAACGCGGCCTTCTACTACGGGCTCGTGCGGGCACTCGCCGAGGAGCCGCGGCCACTGTGGACCCGGATGCCGTTCGAGACCGCCGCCGCGAACTTCGAGAACGCCTGCCGGTACGGGATCGAGGCCGAGCTGGACTGGCCCCGCCCCGGCCGGGGCGGCGGACTCACCCGCGTTCCCGCGGTCAAGCTCGTACGGGACGAGCTGCTGCCGCTCGCCGCGGCGGGGCTGGAGTCCTGGAACGTGGAACCGGCGGACCGCGACTTCTACCTGGGCGTCATCGAGGGCCGCTGCCGGCGCCGGGTGAACGGCGCGTCCTGGCAGGTCGACGCGTTCCACCGGGCACTGGACAGCGGGCTCGACCGGCGGGCCGCCCTCGCCGCGCTCACCCGCCGCTACAGCGTGCTGATGCACGCGGACGAGCCCGTGCACACCTGGCCGCCCGGGCCGGGGGACTGA
- a CDS encoding pyridoxamine 5'-phosphate oxidase family protein — protein sequence MTPPQAPLSYRATDRTVPTRARERASHDRELVHAILDEASVCHLGFVRDGAPVVLPTLYGRVGDTLYVHGSTGSRPLRLAGQAGPAGQTGQTGPAGPAGPGLEVCLTVTRVDGLVLARSAFHHSINYRSVVVHGTAHQVTDPEEKRTALDALVDHVVPGRSADSRPANARELAATAVLRLDLDEVSAKVRTGGPSDDPEDLALPHWTGVVPLVRGYGTPVPADDLAPSVPLPAYLSAPTAPAAFSAP from the coding sequence ATGACACCGCCGCAGGCGCCGCTTTCCTACCGGGCCACCGACCGGACCGTCCCCACCCGGGCGCGGGAGCGCGCGTCCCACGACCGCGAACTGGTGCACGCGATCCTCGACGAGGCCTCCGTCTGCCATCTCGGTTTCGTCCGCGACGGGGCCCCCGTCGTCCTGCCGACGCTCTACGGCCGCGTCGGGGACACGCTGTACGTGCACGGCTCGACCGGATCCCGTCCGCTGCGCCTGGCCGGCCAGGCGGGTCCGGCGGGCCAGACGGGCCAGACGGGTCCGGCGGGTCCGGCGGGTCCGGGCCTGGAAGTCTGCCTGACCGTCACCCGTGTCGACGGCTTGGTCCTGGCCCGCTCGGCGTTCCACCACTCCATCAACTACCGCTCGGTCGTGGTCCACGGGACCGCGCACCAGGTCACCGACCCGGAGGAGAAGCGCACCGCGCTCGACGCCCTGGTCGACCATGTCGTCCCCGGGCGATCCGCCGACTCGCGCCCCGCCAACGCGAGGGAACTCGCCGCGACCGCCGTGCTGCGGCTGGATCTGGACGAGGTCTCCGCCAAGGTCCGCACGGGCGGTCCGTCCGACGACCCCGAGGATCTGGCGCTGCCCCACTGGACCGGAGTCGTCCCGCTGGTACGCGGCTACGGCACACCGGTCCCCGCGGACGACCTGGCACCGTCGGTGCCGCTGCCCGCGTACCTCTCCGCGCCCACCGCCCCCGCCGCCTTCTCCGCGCCGTAG
- a CDS encoding EamA family transporter, which translates to MHASRERNAGLALALASAFAFGGSGVAAKPLIEAGLDPLHTVWLRVAGAALVMLPIAWRHRDLLTRRPALLAGFGMLAVAGVQACYFAAISRIPVGVALLIEYLGPALLLLWVRFVQRRPVTRAAVVGVVLAVGGLACVVEVWSGLGFDPIGVLLALGAACCQVGYFVLAGHGADGDDAADPLGVIAYGLLIGALVLTAVARPWEADWRVLGGGAEVAGTAVPAVLLVGWIVLVATVVAYVTGVVSVRRLSPQVAGVVASLEAVVATVLAWVLLREHLSAPQIVGGAVVLVGAFIAQSSTPVAASTPVAASTPVAASTPVAASGPVAGGAGVVTGAAEGDLAAERATV; encoded by the coding sequence ATGCACGCGTCTCGGGAAAGGAACGCCGGGCTGGCACTGGCCTTGGCCTCGGCGTTCGCCTTCGGTGGTTCCGGTGTGGCGGCGAAGCCGCTCATCGAGGCAGGGCTCGACCCCCTGCACACGGTGTGGCTCCGGGTCGCCGGTGCCGCCCTCGTCATGCTCCCGATCGCCTGGCGCCACCGCGACCTGCTGACACGCAGGCCCGCGCTGCTCGCCGGCTTCGGGATGCTCGCGGTCGCCGGTGTCCAGGCCTGCTACTTCGCCGCGATCTCCCGCATTCCCGTGGGCGTGGCCCTGCTCATCGAGTACCTGGGTCCCGCTCTCCTCCTCCTGTGGGTCCGCTTCGTCCAGCGTCGGCCGGTCACCCGCGCAGCCGTCGTCGGTGTCGTTCTCGCCGTCGGCGGACTCGCCTGCGTCGTCGAGGTCTGGTCCGGGCTCGGCTTCGATCCGATCGGCGTGCTGCTGGCGCTCGGTGCGGCCTGCTGCCAGGTCGGCTACTTCGTCCTGGCCGGCCACGGCGCGGACGGCGACGACGCGGCCGACCCGCTCGGCGTCATCGCGTACGGACTGCTCATCGGCGCGCTCGTACTCACCGCGGTCGCCCGGCCCTGGGAGGCGGACTGGCGGGTGCTCGGCGGCGGCGCGGAGGTGGCCGGAACCGCCGTCCCCGCGGTTCTGCTGGTCGGCTGGATCGTCTTGGTCGCCACCGTCGTCGCCTATGTCACCGGCGTCGTGTCCGTCCGCAGGCTTTCGCCGCAGGTCGCCGGGGTCGTCGCGAGCCTGGAGGCCGTGGTCGCGACGGTACTGGCCTGGGTGCTGCTCCGCGAGCATCTCTCCGCACCCCAGATCGTCGGCGGCGCCGTGGTGCTCGTCGGCGCGTTCATCGCCCAGTCGTCCACGCCGGTGGCCGCGTCCACGCCGGTGGCCGCGTCCACGCCGGTGGCCGCGTCCACGCCGGTGGCCGCGTCCGGGCCGGTGGCGGGCGGTGCGGGCGTCGTGACCGGGGCTGCCGAGGGCGACTTGGCGGCCGAGCGGGCGACCGTCTAG
- a CDS encoding PhzF family phenazine biosynthesis protein: protein MRIRIVDAFTDRPFAGNPAGVLLLDGGAFPDDGWLQHVASEMNLSETAFAHPLPAGGEADWALRWFTPAAEVDMCGHATLATAHVLHSTGTAGGTVRFAARCGLLTAAVHEDGAITLDFPVSSLTAVDTPQGIAEALGAAPLSVLDTSDHVGDLLVELADEAAVRRLRPDLRALAAHSRRGIIATAAAAEPGRGYDYVSRCFFPNVGIDEDPVTGSAHTALAPFWSARLGRPELTGLQASARSGLVRTALRGDRVLLTGAAVTVVDGELLAGP from the coding sequence ATGCGGATTCGAATCGTGGACGCCTTCACCGACCGCCCCTTCGCGGGCAATCCCGCCGGGGTGCTGCTGCTCGACGGCGGCGCCTTTCCCGACGACGGCTGGCTCCAGCACGTGGCGAGTGAGATGAACCTGTCGGAGACGGCCTTCGCCCACCCGCTGCCCGCCGGCGGCGAGGCGGACTGGGCGCTGCGCTGGTTCACACCGGCCGCCGAGGTCGACATGTGCGGGCATGCGACCCTCGCCACGGCCCACGTCCTGCACAGCACGGGCACCGCGGGCGGCACCGTGCGCTTCGCCGCCCGCTGCGGGCTCCTCACGGCGGCCGTGCACGAGGACGGTGCGATCACCCTGGACTTCCCGGTGTCGTCGCTGACCGCGGTGGACACCCCGCAAGGCATCGCCGAGGCGCTCGGGGCCGCTCCGCTCTCGGTGCTGGACACCTCCGACCACGTCGGCGACCTGCTGGTCGAACTCGCCGACGAGGCAGCCGTGCGCCGGCTGCGGCCCGACCTCCGGGCTCTCGCCGCGCACTCGCGGCGCGGGATCATCGCCACGGCGGCGGCCGCGGAGCCGGGCCGCGGATACGACTACGTCTCGCGCTGCTTCTTCCCGAACGTCGGCATCGACGAGGATCCCGTCACCGGCAGCGCGCACACCGCACTCGCACCGTTCTGGTCGGCCCGGTTGGGGCGCCCGGAGCTGACCGGGCTGCAGGCCTCCGCGCGCTCCGGACTGGTGCGGACGGCACTGCGGGGCGACCGCGTCCTGCTCACCGGCGCGGCGGTGACCGTCGTCGACGGCGAACTGCTGGCCGGCCCCTGA
- the gcvP gene encoding aminomethyl-transferring glycine dehydrogenase: MTANRIPLSRLERGTPFEQRHIGPDTEAQAKMLAQIGYGSLDELTAAAVPDVIRSTEALGLPGARTEAEVLAELRGLADRNQVLAPMIGLGYHGTFTPPVVLRNVMENPAWYTAYTPYQPEISQGRLEALLNFQTMVADLTGLPTSGASLLDEGTAAAEAMALSRRVGKVKNGVFLVDADALPQTIAVIETRAEPAGVEVVVAGLDAGIPAEIAERGVFGVLLQYPGASGAVRDLRPVIDRAHELGAVVTVAADLLALTLLTPPGELGADIAVGTTQRFGVPMGFGGPHAGYMAVQEKHARSLPGRLVGVSVDADGDKAYRLALQTREQHIRREKATSNICTAQVLLAVMAGMYAVYHGPEGLRTIARRTHRYAVILAEGLRAGGVGLVHGTFFDTLTARVPGRAAEVVAAAREGGVNLRLVDADHVSVSCDETTLRAQVSAVWAAFGVEGDIEALDTTAGDALPAALLREDDYLTHPVFHAHRSETAMLRYLRRLADRDYALDRGMIPLGSCTMKLNATTEMEPVTWPEFAQIHPFAPVEQAEGYLTLIHELEERLAEVTGYDRVSLQPNAGSQGELAGLLAVRAYHRANGDERRTVCLIPSSAHGTNAASAVMAGMRVVVVKTADDGEIDVEDLRAKIERHRDELAVLMITYPSTHGVFEEHVADICARVHEAGGQVYVDGANLNALVGLAKPGEFGGDVSHLNLHKTFCIPHGGGGPGVGPVAVREHLAPYLPNHPLQPTAGPGTGVGPVSAAPWGSAGILPISWAYVRLMGGEGLKRATQVAVLAANYIAKRLEPHYPVLYTGPAGLVAHECIVDLRPLSKATGVSVDDIAKRLVDYGFHAPTMSFPVAGTLMIEPTESEDLTEIDRFCDAMIAIRAEIEKIASGEWPAGDNPLRNAPHTAAALGGDWEHAYSREEAVFPAGVQAADKYWPPVRRIDGAFGDRNLVCSCPPPDEYEG; the protein is encoded by the coding sequence ATGACCGCCAACCGCATTCCGCTCTCCCGACTGGAGCGAGGCACCCCCTTCGAGCAGCGCCACATCGGCCCCGACACCGAGGCCCAGGCGAAGATGCTGGCGCAGATCGGCTACGGCTCGCTGGACGAGCTGACCGCCGCCGCCGTGCCGGACGTGATCAGGAGCACCGAGGCCCTGGGGCTGCCCGGCGCGCGCACCGAGGCCGAGGTGCTCGCCGAGCTGCGCGGCCTCGCCGACCGCAACCAGGTGCTCGCCCCGATGATCGGCCTCGGCTATCACGGGACCTTCACCCCGCCGGTCGTCCTGCGGAACGTGATGGAGAACCCGGCCTGGTACACCGCGTACACGCCCTACCAGCCGGAGATCTCGCAGGGCCGTCTGGAGGCGCTGCTGAACTTCCAGACCATGGTCGCCGACCTGACCGGACTGCCCACCTCCGGCGCCTCGCTGCTCGACGAGGGCACCGCAGCCGCGGAGGCCATGGCGCTGTCCCGGCGCGTAGGCAAGGTCAAGAACGGCGTCTTCCTGGTCGACGCCGACGCGCTGCCGCAGACCATCGCCGTGATCGAGACCCGGGCCGAGCCGGCCGGCGTCGAGGTCGTCGTGGCCGGCCTCGACGCCGGCATCCCCGCGGAGATCGCCGAGCGCGGCGTCTTCGGCGTCCTGCTCCAGTACCCGGGAGCCTCCGGTGCCGTCCGCGACCTCAGGCCCGTCATCGACCGGGCGCACGAACTCGGTGCGGTCGTCACCGTCGCCGCCGACCTGCTCGCGCTGACCCTGCTCACCCCGCCCGGTGAACTCGGCGCGGACATCGCCGTCGGCACCACCCAGCGCTTCGGCGTCCCCATGGGCTTCGGCGGCCCGCACGCCGGCTACATGGCCGTGCAGGAGAAGCACGCCCGCAGCCTGCCCGGCCGGCTGGTCGGGGTGTCCGTCGACGCCGACGGCGACAAGGCGTACCGCCTCGCGCTGCAGACCCGCGAGCAGCACATCCGCCGCGAGAAGGCCACCAGCAACATCTGCACCGCCCAGGTGCTCCTCGCCGTCATGGCCGGGATGTACGCCGTCTACCACGGCCCCGAGGGCCTGCGGACGATCGCCCGCCGCACCCACCGCTACGCCGTGATCCTCGCCGAGGGGCTGCGCGCCGGCGGCGTCGGGCTGGTGCACGGCACGTTCTTCGACACGCTGACCGCACGCGTCCCGGGCAGGGCGGCCGAGGTCGTGGCCGCGGCCCGCGAGGGCGGCGTCAACCTGCGCCTCGTCGACGCCGACCATGTGTCGGTCTCCTGCGACGAGACCACCCTGCGGGCCCAGGTGTCCGCCGTCTGGGCGGCCTTCGGCGTCGAGGGCGACATCGAGGCGCTCGACACGACGGCCGGGGACGCCCTGCCGGCGGCGCTGCTGCGCGAGGACGACTACCTCACCCACCCGGTCTTCCACGCGCACCGTTCCGAGACGGCGATGCTCCGCTACCTGCGCCGGCTGGCCGACCGCGACTACGCGCTGGACCGGGGCATGATCCCGCTCGGCTCCTGCACGATGAAGCTGAACGCGACCACCGAGATGGAGCCGGTCACCTGGCCGGAGTTCGCTCAGATCCACCCCTTCGCCCCCGTGGAGCAGGCCGAGGGCTATCTGACCCTGATCCACGAGCTGGAGGAGCGCCTCGCCGAGGTCACCGGCTACGACAGGGTCTCCCTCCAGCCGAACGCCGGATCCCAGGGGGAGCTCGCCGGTCTCCTCGCGGTGCGTGCCTACCACCGCGCCAACGGCGACGAGCGGCGCACCGTCTGCCTCATCCCGTCCTCCGCGCACGGCACCAACGCCGCCAGCGCGGTGATGGCCGGCATGAGGGTCGTCGTCGTGAAGACCGCCGACGACGGCGAGATCGACGTCGAGGACCTGCGCGCCAAGATCGAGCGGCACCGCGACGAGCTGGCCGTCCTCATGATCACCTACCCGTCGACGCACGGCGTGTTCGAGGAGCACGTCGCCGACATCTGCGCCCGGGTGCACGAGGCCGGCGGCCAGGTGTACGTCGACGGCGCGAACCTGAACGCGCTGGTCGGACTCGCGAAGCCCGGTGAGTTCGGCGGCGACGTGTCGCACCTCAACCTGCACAAGACGTTCTGCATCCCGCACGGCGGCGGCGGCCCCGGTGTCGGCCCCGTGGCCGTCCGCGAGCACCTCGCGCCGTATCTGCCGAACCACCCGCTCCAGCCCACCGCCGGGCCGGGGACGGGCGTCGGCCCGGTCTCGGCCGCCCCGTGGGGCTCCGCGGGCATCCTGCCGATCTCGTGGGCGTACGTCAGGCTGATGGGCGGTGAGGGCCTCAAGCGCGCCACCCAGGTCGCGGTACTGGCGGCGAACTACATCGCCAAGCGCCTCGAGCCGCACTACCCGGTGCTGTACACCGGCCCGGCCGGCCTGGTCGCGCACGAGTGCATCGTCGACCTGCGTCCGCTGTCGAAGGCGACCGGGGTGAGTGTCGACGACATCGCCAAGCGCCTCGTCGACTACGGCTTCCACGCGCCGACGATGTCGTTCCCGGTGGCCGGCACGCTGATGATCGAGCCCACCGAGAGCGAGGACCTGACCGAGATCGACCGGTTCTGCGACGCGATGATCGCCATCCGTGCCGAGATCGAGAAGATCGCCTCGGGCGAGTGGCCCGCCGGGGACAACCCGCTGCGGAACGCCCCGCACACCGCGGCGGCGCTCGGCGGCGACTGGGAGCACGCCTACAGCCGGGAGGAGGCCGTCTTCCCGGCCGGAGTCCAGGCGGCGGACAAGTACTGGCCGCCGGTGCGGCGGATCGACGGAGCCTTCGGCGACCGCAACCTGGTCTGCTCCTGCCCGCCGCCGGACGAGTACGAAGGCTAG
- a CDS encoding DMT family transporter, producing MSNPSTAAVVGLPVGRSLFYLVVAGVAWGTAGAAASLVFEASDLGPLALSFWRCLGGLLLLAGALALRGRRAARTAAVGARPEPRRRRLRRILATGTCLTVFQSAYFAAVEQTGLAVGTVVTLGAGPVLIALGARFILGERLGRGGLFAVAGALTGLAVLVLGGGSGTVRPPGVLLALVSAAGYAAVTLITRRLGRDGTGPDPLSTTMWTFVVGAVGLLPPALAEGLVPHTAEPLRVLVLLVYVAAVPTALAYALYFAGAAVVRAATVSVIMLLEPVSAAVLAVAALNERLTSATVAGTVLLLAAVAGLAWQETRPVARGRGAVDALT from the coding sequence GTGTCGAATCCTTCAACGGCTGCCGTCGTCGGCCTGCCCGTCGGGCGCAGTCTGTTCTACCTCGTCGTGGCCGGTGTGGCCTGGGGGACCGCAGGGGCGGCCGCCTCACTGGTCTTCGAGGCCAGTGACCTGGGGCCGCTCGCCCTGTCCTTCTGGCGCTGCCTGGGCGGGCTGCTGCTGCTCGCGGGCGCGCTCGCGCTGCGCGGGCGCCGGGCGGCGCGGACCGCCGCCGTCGGGGCCAGGCCCGAGCCACGCCGCCGCAGACTGCGGCGCATCCTCGCCACCGGCACCTGTCTGACCGTCTTCCAGAGCGCCTACTTCGCCGCCGTCGAGCAGACCGGCCTGGCGGTGGGCACGGTCGTCACTCTGGGGGCCGGTCCCGTACTGATCGCCCTCGGCGCCAGGTTCATCCTGGGGGAGCGGCTCGGGCGCGGCGGCCTCTTCGCCGTCGCCGGAGCGCTGACCGGACTCGCTGTGCTCGTCCTGGGCGGCGGGAGCGGCACGGTACGGCCGCCGGGCGTGCTGCTCGCGCTCGTCTCGGCGGCGGGCTACGCGGCCGTCACCCTGATCACCCGCCGGCTGGGCCGTGACGGGACCGGTCCCGATCCCCTGTCCACGACCATGTGGACCTTCGTCGTCGGTGCCGTGGGGCTGCTGCCGCCGGCCCTCGCGGAGGGGCTGGTGCCGCACACCGCCGAGCCGCTGCGGGTGCTGGTGCTGCTGGTGTACGTCGCCGCGGTGCCCACGGCGCTCGCCTACGCGCTGTACTTCGCGGGTGCGGCGGTCGTCCGTGCCGCGACGGTTTCGGTGATCATGCTTCTGGAGCCCGTGAGTGCCGCGGTCCTGGCGGTGGCGGCGCTGAACGAACGGCTGACGTCGGCGACGGTGGCGGGAACCGTACTGCTCCTGGCGGCCGTTGCCGGGCTGGCCTGGCAGGAGACCCGCCCGGTGGCACGGGGCCGCGGCGCCGTGGACGCGCTGACCTGA
- a CDS encoding DUF5999 family protein, protein MCQHQPPCPTADSADREAARLAAHHPEQGWSLLCNGVVLFEDTGELLPDGQVIAPHRPVRIVSAA, encoded by the coding sequence ATGTGCCAGCACCAGCCACCGTGCCCGACAGCAGACTCCGCCGACCGGGAGGCCGCCCGCCTCGCGGCACACCATCCGGAACAGGGCTGGAGCCTGCTGTGCAACGGCGTGGTGCTCTTCGAGGACACGGGCGAACTGCTCCCGGACGGGCAGGTCATCGCTCCGCACCGGCCGGTGCGGATCGTGTCGGCGGCCTGA